The following coding sequences are from one Leishmania braziliensis MHOM/BR/75/M2904 complete genome, chromosome 36 window:
- a CDS encoding acetyltransferase-like protein, whose amino-acid sequence MSAPVITIRRAQRKDTERMYDLIMELAIYERAPECVVVSKAEMEEEGFGERPLWSAFLAELQEPDDVEPRVIGMALYYYRYSTWRGRMLYLEDFVVTESHRGLGAGKMLFERVLQQAKEEGCHGMVWQALNWNTPAINFYKRYDAEIDPGWVNCTLKF is encoded by the coding sequence ATGTCTGCCCCAGTCATCACCATTCGCCGCGCTCAGCGCAAGGACACAGAGCGCATGTACGACCTCATCATGGAGCTGGCCATCTACGAGCGGGCACCTGAGTGTGTGGTTGTGTCCAAggcggagatggaggaggaaggtTTCGGCGAGCGACCTCTCTGGAGCGCCTTCCTGGCGGAACTTCAAGAGCCAGACGATGTGGAGCCACGTGTCATTGGAATGGCGCTCTACTACTACCGGTACTCTACATGGCGTGGGCGCATGCTTTATCTCGAGGATTTTGTAGTCACGGAGTCGCATCGCGGCCTTGGGGCAGGCAAGATGCTTTTTGAGCGAGTTTTGCAGCaggcgaaggaagagggTTGCCATGGCATGGTATGGCAGGCGTTGAACTGGAACACACCGGCCATCAACTTCTACAAGAGGTACGACGCGGAGATCGACCCTGGGTGGGTGAACTGCACCCTCAAGTTTTAG